DNA from Anaerolineae bacterium:
TACGGCACCTTCCCGCGCATCCTCGGCCGCTATGTCCGCCAGGAGCAGGTGCTGGAGCTGGAAGAGGCGGTGCGCAAGATGACCTGGGCGGCGGCCGGCCGCGTGGGGCTGGCTCAGCGGGGCCTGCTGTTGGAAGGCTGGTTCGCCGATATTACCTGCTTTGACCCGGCTGTTGTCATCGACCGGGCCACGTATGCGCAGGGCAATCTGCCGCCGGAAGGGATCCACTACGTCCTCGTCAATGGGCAGGTCGTGCTGGAAGAGGGCGAGCATACCGGCGCATACCCTGGCCGCGCCCTGCGGTCCCGATAGGAAAGACGACTGTTACTTGACATAATAAAGAGGAGGTCAGGATGGGCAACTTGCGTTTGACGGGCATCATGACGGCGCTGGTGACGCCGTATGACGCGGAGGGGCGGGTGAATTTGCCGGTGGTGCGCGAGTTGGTGGAGTTTCTCCTCAGCCAGGGGGTGCAGGGCTTCTATGTCTGCGGCGGCACGGGGGAGGGCCTCTTGCTGACGGAGGAGGAGCGCCGGCAAATGGCCGAGACGGTCGTCCAGCAGGTGCGCGGCCGAGTGCCGGTGGTGGTGCATGTCGGCGCTGTCACCACGGATGAGGCCTGCCGGCTGGCGGCCCATGCGAAAGAGGCCGGCGCGGACGCCATCAGCTCCATCCCTCCGCTGGGCTATTTCGGTGTCGGGTTCGAGGGCATCCAGCGCTATTATGCCGCCATCGCCGCGGCCTGTGACCTGCCGCTGTATGTCTATAACATCCCCGGCGCCACCGGTGTGAACGTCTCGCCGGCGCTTTTCCGGGAGCTGTGCCTGGCCATTCCCACCCTGGCCGGCATGAAGTTCACCTCGTACAACTTCTTCGAGATGCAGCAGATCATCCAGATGGAGATACCCGGCCGGCGGCTGAACGTCGTTTCGGGTCCCGACGAGATGATGATCGCCGCGCAAGCCATGGGCGCCGACGGCGCCATCGGCACCTTCTACAACCTGGTGCCGCGGCTCTTTGTGGATGCCTACAACGCCTTCCACGCCGGCGATGTCCGCCGCGCGATGGAACTGCAGGCGCGCGCCAACCGCCTGATCACCGTGTACTTCCAGGTCGGCGGCGGCATGTCCGCCTTTAAGGCGGCAATGAAGCTGATCGGGTTTGACTGCGGCGCCGGCCGGCCGCCCCTGCCGCCCATCAGCCCGGAGCAGGAAGAGCGCCTGCGGGCGGAGTTGGTGGCCGCCGGCTTCTGGGATGTGGCGGTTGCCAGGTAGGAGGGGCAACATGAACTATCGCCTCCTGGGGAGCACCGGCCTGCGGGTGTCCGAGATTTCTCTGGGCGCGGTGGAGATCGGCATGCCCTATGGCATCCCGACGGCCGGCGGGCTGGAGCGCCCTTCCGAGGAAGAGGCCCATGCGCTCCTGCACGCCGCGCTGGATATGGGCATCAATTTGATTGACACAGCGCGGGCGTATGGAGAGAGCGAGGAGATCATCGGGCGGGCGCTGAAGGGCCGGCGCCATAAGTATATCCTGGCCACCAAGGTGTACCATTACGCCGACCGCGGTCTCTCCACGGCGGAACAGCGCCGCGCCATCCGCGAATCCATCGAGACCAGCCTGCGCGCCCTGCAGACGGATGTAATTGACATCCTCCAGATTCACAGCGCCACGAAGGAGGTCCTCGAGCGCGGCGAGGTCCTGCGGGAGCTGGAAGAAGCCCAGCGCGCCGGCAAAGCGCGTTTCTTGGGCGTCACGGTGTACGGCGTGGAAGCGCCGATGACCGCCGTGCTGGACGGCCATTACGACGTGATCCAGGTGGCGTACAACATGCTGGACCGCCGGCTGGAGGCGGAAGTACTGCCCCTGGCGTATGAGAAGGGGGTCGGCGTCATGGTGCGCTCCGTACTGCTGAAAGGGGTGCTCACGCCGCGCTATGCGGCTCTGCCGGATGGTCTGGCAGAACTGCGGGAGGCGGCGCGCCGGCTGGAGGCCATCGTGCAGGCAGAATGCGAATCCCTCCCGGAAGCGGCCTTCCGCTATGTCCTGGACAACCCCTGCATCAGCACGGCGCTGGTGGGGACGGGCAAGCTTCGCAACTTACAGCGGGCGGTGGAGTATGCCGGCCGCGGCCCGCTCTCGCCCGAGCTGAAAGCCGCCATCCGCGGTGTCACGGTCTCCGACGAGACCCTCCTGGATCCCAGCACCTGGGAGCGGCGGTGAAATGGGGCAGATGGCTGTCACCTGAGATAGGGCGGGGATTTTGAGCCGTATGCCGGTCTGTGATATAATGCGGTGCAAGTTTGCAGGCCCAAGAGGGAAAGTGCATGGCATCGCAACGACCGCCGCGCACCATTGCCGGCATCACGTTTCAAGACTACACGCTCTTACAGCGTGCCCTGACCCACAGCTCATACCTGAACGAACATCCGGAATTCTCCGCAGAGGATAACGAACGGCTGGAGTTCCTCGGGGATGCGGTCATCAGCCTCATCACCGCCGAATACCTCTATCACCGCTTCCCGGAGTTTCGCGAGGGGGAGTTAACCAATCTGCGCGCGGCCATCGTGCGGCGCGAGACGCTGGCGTCCTTTGCCCAGGCGATTCACCTGGACGAGTATCTTTTGCTGGGGAAGGGGGAGGAGGAGAGCGGTGGGAGATCGCGGCCGGCCACCCTCTGCAACGCCTTCGAGGCGTTCATCGGTGCCCTGTACCTGGACCAGGGGTATGAGGCCACCGCGCGGTTCCTCACCCCGCTGATCCAGCAGGCTGCCCAGCAGTTGCTCACCCGCGCGCTGAGCAAGGATGTGCGCAGTCAGCTTCAGGAGCTGACCCAGGCGCGCTTTCAGATTACCCCGCGCTATAAGACCATTGCCGAGTTCGGCCCGGACCATGCCAAGCAGTTCGTGGTAGAGGCATATGTCGGGTCGATCTGCGCCGGCCGCGGGCAGGGTCACAGCAAACAGGCCGCCGCCAAG
Protein-coding regions in this window:
- the rnc gene encoding ribonuclease III; its protein translation is MASQRPPRTIAGITFQDYTLLQRALTHSSYLNEHPEFSAEDNERLEFLGDAVISLITAEYLYHRFPEFREGELTNLRAAIVRRETLASFAQAIHLDEYLLLGKGEEESGGRSRPATLCNAFEAFIGALYLDQGYEATARFLTPLIQQAAQQLLTRALSKDVRSQLQELTQARFQITPRYKTIAEFGPDHAKQFVVEAYVGSICAGRGQGHSKQAAAKQAAAQALEHLQDVHRLEDLTPLPPWDAVSGKEG
- a CDS encoding aldo/keto reductase produces the protein MNYRLLGSTGLRVSEISLGAVEIGMPYGIPTAGGLERPSEEEAHALLHAALDMGINLIDTARAYGESEEIIGRALKGRRHKYILATKVYHYADRGLSTAEQRRAIRESIETSLRALQTDVIDILQIHSATKEVLERGEVLRELEEAQRAGKARFLGVTVYGVEAPMTAVLDGHYDVIQVAYNMLDRRLEAEVLPLAYEKGVGVMVRSVLLKGVLTPRYAALPDGLAELREAARRLEAIVQAECESLPEAAFRYVLDNPCISTALVGTGKLRNLQRAVEYAGRGPLSPELKAAIRGVTVSDETLLDPSTWERR
- a CDS encoding dihydrodipicolinate synthase family protein, whose translation is MGNLRLTGIMTALVTPYDAEGRVNLPVVRELVEFLLSQGVQGFYVCGGTGEGLLLTEEERRQMAETVVQQVRGRVPVVVHVGAVTTDEACRLAAHAKEAGADAISSIPPLGYFGVGFEGIQRYYAAIAAACDLPLYVYNIPGATGVNVSPALFRELCLAIPTLAGMKFTSYNFFEMQQIIQMEIPGRRLNVVSGPDEMMIAAQAMGADGAIGTFYNLVPRLFVDAYNAFHAGDVRRAMELQARANRLITVYFQVGGGMSAFKAAMKLIGFDCGAGRPPLPPISPEQEERLRAELVAAGFWDVAVAR